cccgctccgccTCCGTCTCCCGCAGCGCCAGCCGCACGTGCTCCATCGTCgtcgcccgccccgccgccccctcccgccCATCgcgtgcgagcggcggcggcgggcgcgcgcgggagcggcggcggcgggcgggaggggcggcggcggcggcgggcgcgagcggcggcggcgggcggcggcggggagggaccGGCGGGCGGGGTGGGAGCGCCGGccgggggagagaaggagagagaaggggatctggggaaaggagaaaagtgggaggagagagagaaaagtgggAAGGGTAGGGGGTAAAGAGTACCCCATAAGCAAAATAAGCAGCTccaaacttgcttatttgcttatgcaaaaGCAACTTGTAAGCAAGTCTataagcaagggtgtttgggtcataagcaacttatttgcttatttataagttgcttatttacAAGCAAtggtaaccaaacaggccctaagttaACCTCTCTCGAGCCATCACCAATTttatatgaatttaataattCATTACCaaaaaacaaacacaaattTTCTGGCTTTACGGACCGACTACTCATGTCCACTGGCTCTTGGAACTTTGACCATAACATCTCTGCCCCTGCTGTGGGACCAGGCTGCTGGAATGAAATTTGCCGATGTGATGATAATGCTGGCCCCGCATTGTCACGTCGCGTTGGAGCGTACGGTGGTGTAGGTCAGACGGCGGACGGGCTGGATGGCCTCCGCGCGTGAGCTCGTAAGAATCGACGGCAATGATTAATGCCTATTTTATATCGAGGTTTGTATTGCGATTTTCAGGAGTACGGGTAGCacttttatcattttttttatatttgacTCCTCTGAAGCATGAGCTTTTGGACAAGCTGCATGATGGGCTTATTTTGCTGATGATGCTATTACTTGCATCACTCTTCAAACCAAAAGAAAGGAGGAATTAAAGGtaactattttttttaccaatGAAATAAACAATCTTCTCAGATAGTATAAGGATCGGATGAACTTGGGCACCACTTCACTTCGTGGGCTAACTAGCTTCTCAGATATTATAAGATGGGGGCTAGTAAACGCAAGTACGCAACGGAGGATTATTGCAAGTTCATCGGCAAAGCGGAGTCAACGCGCAACGAAAAAGGACCTCAGCATCTACCCACGGGCCCACGTCGTGGAGCCTACCTGACGTGGCCAGCAAAGAGGCCGGGGCCACAGGAACCACCTGGAGGCAGCGCCCTCAAGGATACGACGATCATCATTGGTCTGAACAACACATTTAGTCAATGTTTATTTTTTACACTATCCAAAAAAACCCCCGAGCATCCACAACATAAGTTACTAAGGAAAACGTACGCATTCCAAGTTCGAGTTTCTCCCAACTATATAAAGCAAACAGGGTTTTCCTTGAAACAAATATTAGTAAATCATAGGTGCTTGTTTGAGGGCACAACTTCAACCTCCAATATAGATCTACTTTAAGAGGCGAGATCTACTTTAAGAGGCGATTTCACGGGAGTCACGCCGCACACTTCATGTCTGTAAGCTATGAATTAAGTTGTAAGAAATTCTCAAACTTCAAAATACACGCTCCGCACCGACtcaacttagggggtgtttgagagcactccacttcaaatttttgagctccactccaccaactccaccacattgcagctccactccaccaactccaaaaaaataccagagctgtccacatgtttggcaaaatgCACAGATCCAGCTCCGGAAACAGAAGGTCTTGCTGTGTAAAGtccattatacccatgtgaatgggtcccacttgtcagtctcctttagttctccctttcttctcctttgctgGTAGGGAATGGAAGGCCACGAgcagggcggcgcggcgagcagaggcgggcggcgcgaggggtggcgggcgggcgggcggcgcggcagcggcgcggtggAAGGCAGGGGCGGCACGGCGCGACGGGAGgctttttttgttttgtgaaTCGGTAAcctgtgtaacgagtggcaatggtaggtaaatacccaccaactccacgaggaggtctgtaaagggggtttttggagcacctcttgaggtactccacaaaaaatatggatctaccccctgctccacctttttccttggagccggagttgctggagctagacgcgtttggctgcgaaattttcggagttggtggagtggagcaatttttcgtgAAGTGGAGtgcttccaaacacccccttaattaaACGGTCTTCACACGACACGCTTTACACCGACTCAACTTAGACGGTCTTCACACGGCACGTTCCACACCGACTCAACTTAGACGGTCTCCACACGCCACTCTCGGCTCCCGTGGGTCTAGAAATTTTTGTGTTCCAAACACGCTTGCCTTTTCACTTTACGAACAGTGCGTTTTGGACTTATGACCAGTGACCGCTGCCACTCGTTTTCTGGGTTGCCACAACTGTCCATACATTGCTCTGAAACGCATTCTGCGCTGTTGCATAGACGGCGTGCTAACATCTTGCCGATTTTGGTGACTGGATGTAGAGAAGCTCTCGCTTGCATTGTCTTGTCAGGTCGCATTGAAAGTGAAGCGAAGGGATGGCTACTTGGGCAGGATGGTGCATCTGCACAGGAACGATGGCAAAGGTTGGCATCTTCTTGCTGCTTGGACCCcggaaaggaggcaagtggagGCTAGATTGCAGATGCAAGGCCGGTGGATTCTATTATAAGTCGGTGTCGCTGCGGATCCCTAATCCGATGTCTCAAATCCCATCCAAGAACAAAGCGTGAGGGAGTTGTAGATAGATTCCGTTTCCCTCGCTCACATACACGTATACTTGAGTACGTGTGTGAGTGTGTAAGCCGGCAATGGAACACAACTCACAAGGATCAAACAGGCAGATACTGTATCATCTAGCAAAATCAATCATCACAATAGGCGATCTGTTCATTACTCCCCTCGGGATGCCAAACATTCAGGTCCAAAATAACATGAAAGGACTATGTAATTTTGAGGCTTCACCATCATGTTGTtgttcaaaaaaagaagaagaaaaggttaAAATTATAGCGAAAGTCCATATAATTTTTTAGTTCACTTTACCCCTAAACTATACatgctatttggttcaactAACCATTATGCAAGTCTTTTTTTCCATACAGAAGTTGCATTTTAATTTTAGATTTTGCAAGATGGTAATGCACATCAAAATCtatgttaaaaaatatattacaaaTTTTTCAACGTTAATTTTCATATAATTCGTATTTCAAGgataaatttattaaattaAATATCCTATAAACCAAATAGCACCAAAGAGCATAGTTTAATGATTAAAGTGTTTAGGGGTACATGAGGCGAgtaatttgtaatttttttaaaaaaaactttattttGTATCTGTCATAGGGCCTGGGCCTTGTTCAAATTCGAAAAGCCCATGCAGGCCCAAAAGATGACGAGCCCAGCCCGGTCCGGCCAACAAGCACGCTCGCTCGCTGTAGCCTGTGTAGCCCAGTGACCAGTTCACACTTCACACGACTGACTAGCCGAGGACAAAGTTTGAAAGGTCAAAGCGTCAAGGGGCAGGACGGTCATTTTGTCCTCCAAATTTCAAACGCCACGGCCGCTCCGCCCCACCCCGCGCCCACAACCGCCTCCCCGCACCCACGGCCCGACCCGCGCCATCCACTGCCACCGGGCCCCGCGAAGGCGCCTCCCCCGGCCTCCGTCTCCGCGGCTGGCTGATCGCGCGTAGGAAAAGTCTTAAGCGGCGGCCGCCCGTTCGAGAAAACCCCCCAGAAACCCTTGCCCGTTTTAaccccgcggcgcggcggatcTGAGCTCAGCTGCTGGTCCTGATTGATTGGTTATCTGGTTTGATTCGCTGCCTTGTGTTGTCTCTCCTCCTGCCCATCTCGCGCGATTTGAATTGGAATCTGGGGaagagaggggggagagagagagagaaagaacaaggaagaggagagagaagagagggaggagggcagAGTTCGCGGCTGAGTTCTTGAATCCAGGTGAGTTCAATGCAAGCAGGCACACTCTCTTGATTATCTCGTTGTTGGAGAGTCTTAGCAGTTCTTGAGGAAAGCTCTTGTTTTTTTCGTTTCTTCTCGCGCGGATTGACGGCGGTAGAGTTCCTCTGCTCTAGATTAGTTCGTTTCGTCGATTTCGTCCGTTTCCTCTTCTGCCGCGAAGCGAGTGCGCCGATTGGTGGTGTTCCGGGTCAGGCACTCCGTATACGGTGCTCAAATCTGACGCCTGTCGAAATTCCATGGCGGAGGTCGCCGattcgccgccgcggcgttctAGTCCCGCTGTCCCTGCGCTTAATTTTGCTCCGAGGCGTGTcgggaagaaagaaaaatgggccccttttttttttttgggtctgATGATGAATTGGTGCTTCGTTGGTTTTGCAGGGGGAGCAGGGGGAAGGAGTAAAGGAGCTGCCGCTCgtgccccgccggccaccgtcgaTGGGCCGGAGCCTGAGCCCGCTGCTCCGGCAGGAGCTGGACAACCTCGACAAGGACGCCGacagccgccgcgccgccatgaAGGCGCTCAAGTCCTACGCCAGGCACCTCGACTCCAAGTCCATCCCGCACTTCCTCGCCGAGGTCTCCGACACAacggccgccggtgccgccgccgccgccggcggcggcggcggcggcgggctggcccCCGGAGAGTTCACCATCTCGCTCTACGAGGTCCTGGCCCGGGTGCACGGCCGCAACATCGTGCCGCAGATTGGCAACATCATGACCACCATCATGCGCACGCTCTCCTCGAGCGGGGGCTCATTCCCGCTCCACCAGGCGTGCTCCAAGGTGGTGCCCGCCATCGCGCGCTACGGCATCGACCCTTCCGCGCCCGACGGGGAGAAGGCTGGCATCATCGCCTCCCTCTGCAAGCCGCTCTGTGGCGCGCTGATGGGGAACCAGGACGGCGCCGCGCCGGGTGCGGCACTCTGCCTCAAGGCGCTCGTCGAATCCAGCAACTGGAGGTTCGCGTCCGGCGAGATGGTGAACGAGGTCTGCCTGAAGGTGGCTGGGGCGATGCACGACAGGGCGACGCGGTCCAACGCGCACATGGGCCTGGCGATGGCGCTGGTGAAGCACAACGGTCTGATTGCCGAGGCGTATGCTAGGTCCATTGTGCGGTCCGGGCTGCAGATTCTTGATGGGGATACGGCAGAGAGCAGTTCACAGAAGCGCCTCTCGGCGATTCAGATGATCAATTTCTTCATGAAGTTTGTTGATCCTAGATGCTTATCTTCAGAGCTTGGCAGGGTGATTGAAGTCATGGAGCAATGCCAGAATGACCGCATGCCATTTGTCCGTGGTGCTGCGTTTGAGGCATCACAGAGTGCGAAGAGCATCGCCGCGCAGAAGGGGTCAAGGCATGAGGTTGGCACAAGCCCAATGGTTGGCTCCAACTTTTacaagagaagagagaagagccCATGCAGGGGCATCTGGAGTGCCAAGGGCAGCCCTGCAAGCTCCAGCGTGGTTACTTCTTCAGGCCAGTTTCGATCCCCTGAATCACATGTTGTGGATTCATCCATCATGAATGGCAGTACACTCACTGAATCGCCAGTCTCAGTGGGGCAGTCCTCTTGCAACTTTGATCAGAGTCGGCGCACGAACAGGAGGTTGTGGAACAATGATGGTGTGGATGTTTCTCTGAAGGATGGCTTATTCATTCAACTCTGCTCAAACAGCAAGGACTATGAAGATGACTTGGGCGAGGTCTGTGACAGTGAGGTTACTGATGCTAACTTTGAGTGCACTGACACATTTGCAGGATTTGTGTCACCAAGCCCCAATGGTGCCATATCAAGAGACAGGACACCTAGTCCCAAGGTACACATTTACGTTTCTGTGCTGTTCTATTATTTCTCAAAGATTGCTTAATGTTCTGTACCTGTGTACCTCAGTTGAGCTATTACCTAATTATGTCATTTCATTTCTGCTGTAGGCTTATGATAGGCCGATCAGTATTGATGATGTTAAGATATACTCAACACCAAGGAAGCTTCTTCGATCACTTCAGAGCTCATATGACTCTGACTCTGGTAGCCGTGACGGACAATCCACTGCAAAGCACAGCAGCTTGTCATCATCAGATCAGGAACTAGAGGAATCATCTGAAGAGGTGCCATCTCTGGATTTGGACAACAAGGCTGAAGAGATGAAGGATGAGAATGAAACCATTGATATGCAGCAGAACAGCAATGGTAGGACGGAGACACTGCCGAATGAAGATAAATCAGGACTGTCTGCTACTGAGGCTGAGAACACATCCTGCAATGCATCCCCTGAAACTGAATGCAAAGAGAATGATGTCTGCATTACAAGCAGCAGGAAGATGAAGGCCAGGAAGTACAGGACGAAATTCACTTTCCTTCTGAGCATGATTGTAATTGTCTTAGCAGTGATTGCTGTGTTAATTAGGATAGATAGCTATGATGATTCGGTGGGTCTTGTCCCCACTTG
This genomic window from Setaria viridis chromosome 8, Setaria_viridis_v4.0, whole genome shotgun sequence contains:
- the LOC117834188 gene encoding protein SINE1, with amino-acid sequence MGRSLSPLLRQELDNLDKDADSRRAAMKALKSYARHLDSKSIPHFLAEVSDTTAAGAAAAAGGGGGGGLAPGEFTISLYEVLARVHGRNIVPQIGNIMTTIMRTLSSSGGSFPLHQACSKVVPAIARYGIDPSAPDGEKAGIIASLCKPLCGALMGNQDGAAPGAALCLKALVESSNWRFASGEMVNEVCLKVAGAMHDRATRSNAHMGLAMALVKHNGLIAEAYARSIVRSGLQILDGDTAESSSQKRLSAIQMINFFMKFVDPRCLSSELGRVIEVMEQCQNDRMPFVRGAAFEASQSAKSIAAQKGSRHEVGTSPMVGSNFYKRREKSPCRGIWSAKGSPASSSVVTSSGQFRSPESHVVDSSIMNGSTLTESPVSVGQSSCNFDQSRRTNRRLWNNDGVDVSLKDGLFIQLCSNSKDYEDDLGEVCDSEVTDANFECTDTFAGFVSPSPNGAISRDRTPSPKAYDRPISIDDVKIYSTPRKLLRSLQSSYDSDSGSRDGQSTAKHSSLSSSDQELEESSEEVPSLDLDNKAEEMKDENETIDMQQNSNGRTETLPNEDKSGLSATEAENTSCNASPETECKENDVCITSSRKMKARKYRTKFTFLLSMIVIVLAVIAVLIRIDSYDDSVGLVPT